One region of Desulfovibrio sp. JC010 genomic DNA includes:
- a CDS encoding PTS system mannose/fructose/sorbose family transporter subunit IID produces MDKGKKKLGLAFVSCFLRSYFVGAGFNTRGLQNIGFSYAMQPGLEAIYDDHAELVKARKRYVKHYNSHPFWAPLLVAIFLSVEVQIKEGRFPVQLLDKLKNTTSYTLSAIGDSVFAGSGLIFWALATVNLLLAGHHTQAMLLGLVLFCGLQVFKVFTFWSGINKGLGFLDELKRWDLINWGERLKYANGILVLLIWFQLWPRPLNGFEWYGGTAALGVLGWLVATGKIAREIVAVLVVVIGLLTIHML; encoded by the coding sequence ATGGATAAAGGAAAAAAGAAATTAGGTCTGGCATTTGTCAGCTGCTTTCTGCGTTCGTATTTTGTGGGTGCGGGTTTCAATACCCGTGGTCTGCAGAATATCGGCTTTTCCTATGCCATGCAGCCCGGTCTGGAAGCTATTTACGATGACCATGCGGAGCTTGTTAAGGCCCGCAAGCGTTATGTGAAGCATTACAATTCACATCCGTTCTGGGCACCGCTGCTGGTGGCGATTTTCCTGTCTGTGGAAGTGCAGATCAAGGAAGGGCGTTTTCCGGTGCAGCTGCTTGATAAATTGAAAAATACCACCAGCTACACCTTGTCGGCCATCGGTGATTCGGTTTTTGCGGGCAGCGGCCTGATCTTTTGGGCACTGGCTACGGTGAATCTGCTGCTGGCTGGTCATCATACGCAGGCTATGCTACTCGGATTAGTGTTGTTCTGCGGCTTGCAGGTTTTTAAAGTTTTCACCTTCTGGTCCGGGATTAATAAGGGACTGGGTTTTTTGGATGAACTCAAAAGATGGGATTTGATCAACTGGGGAGAAAGGCTTAAATACGCCAACGGCATCCTTGTGCTTTTGATCTGGTTCCAGCTCTGGCCCCGACCCCTGAACGGTTTTGAATGGTATGGGGGAACGGCGGCACTTGGTGTTTTAGGCTGGCTGGTGGCAACCGGAAAGATCGCTCGTGAAATAGTGGCGGTGCTGGTGGTTGTAATCGGATTGCTGACAATACATATGCTTTGA
- a CDS encoding HPr family phosphocarrier protein — protein sequence MTEESALREESPEGGEAVARTVVVTNQLGLHARPAAKLAQEAQNFTADIMVVCEEQEIDAKSILDVLTLAAAQGSVLELRADGPDAVAALDCLEEHFKNRFGEEK from the coding sequence ATGACTGAAGAGAGTGCACTGCGCGAAGAATCCCCGGAAGGCGGGGAAGCGGTTGCCCGGACAGTGGTTGTGACCAACCAGCTGGGGCTGCATGCCCGCCCGGCCGCAAAGCTCGCGCAGGAAGCCCAGAATTTTACCGCGGACATCATGGTTGTCTGCGAAGAGCAGGAAATCGACGCCAAAAGCATTCTTGATGTGCTTACTCTGGCGGCAGCGCAGGGCAGTGTCCTTGAGTTGCGGGCGGACGGCCCGGATGCCGTGGCGGCCCTTGATTGTCTGGAAGAACATTTTAAAAACAGATTCGGCGAGGAAAAGTAA